The following coding sequences are from one Manis pentadactyla isolate mManPen7 chromosome 13, mManPen7.hap1, whole genome shotgun sequence window:
- the LOC118908126 gene encoding olfactory receptor 14C36-like: MANSTMVAEFSLTGFADERHLRLLLSVLFLLMYLATLLGNLLIISATTLDQSLRKPMYFFLRNLSILDMCYVSVTVPKACVNSLTDNRAISVTGCAAQVFLVIYCVYVELLFLTIMARDRYVAICQSLHYPVIMNHQFCVWTTLVSLLSGLIYAGVHTGNTFRLSFCQSNVVHQFFCDVPSLLSLSCSDTFNNFLLLIVSAILVAGGSFIFITISYIYIFSTVMKFPTRERGKAFSTCVPHILVVSVFLSSASFVYLRPSGASDILQGVILTVFYTIVPPFLNPIIYSLRNTQVKKTIRKIHFRFIHMSLRSKHL; this comes from the exons ATGGCCAATTCCACCATGGTGGCTGAGTTTTCCCTCACGGGCTTTGCTGATGAGCGGCACCTGAGGCTCCTGCTCTCCGTGTTATTCCTTCTGATGTACTTGGCCACCTTGTTAGGGAATCTCCTCATCATCTCTGCCACCACACTTGACCAGAGCCTTCGTaagcccatgtacttcttcctcaggaacCTGTCCATCTTAGACATGTGCTACGTTTCTGTCACTGTCCCCAAAGCCTGTGTCAACTCCCTCACTGACAACAGGGCCATTTCAGTGACTGGCTGTGCAGCTcaagtcttcctggttatttattgTGTGTATGTGGAGCTTCTGTTCCTCACCATCATGGCccgtgaccgctatgtggccatctgccagtcCCTCCACTACCCCGTCATCATGAACCACCAATTCTGTGTCTGGACAACACTGGTCTCCCTGCTCAGTGGCCTCATCTATGCAGGTGTGCACACAGGGAACACGTTCCGGCTGTCCTTCTGTCAGTCCAACGTGGTCCACCAGTTCTTCTGTGATGTCCCCTCTCTGCTGAGCCTCTCCTGCTCTGACACCTTCAACAATTTCCTCTTACTTATTGTTTCTGCCATTTTGGTCGCTGGcggctcatttatttttatcaccatatcttatatttacatattttccacTGTGATGAAGTTTCCAACCAGGGAGAGAggcaaggccttctccacctgtgtcCCTCACATCCTGGTGGTGTCTGTCTTCCTCAGCTCTGCCAGCTTTGTGTACCTAAGGCCTTCAGGGGCCTCTGACATTCTCCAGGGAGTGATTCTTACTGTATTCTATACAATAGTTCCTCCATTCTTGAATCCTATTATTTATAGTCTTAGAAATACACAGGTAAAGAAAActataag AAAGATACATTTCAGGTTTATACACATGTCACTGAGATCCAAACATCTATGA